Proteins from one Agelaius phoeniceus isolate bAgePho1 chromosome 10, bAgePho1.hap1, whole genome shotgun sequence genomic window:
- the TTC14 gene encoding tetratricopeptide repeat protein 14 — MDRELLRQALNHHGPALLSLLRAEQHDNPDFRGLLPPPGAAPEPPRGAPPASWKERASIDTEIKRFIAKKADLLFAHSWKPNGPIEDSIEENEECYAVMPPLERFLEVPREERRELFFRDIERGDIVIGRITSIREFGFFMVLICLGSGVIREIADLEITALCPVRDVPPQSNHGDPLSYYQTGDLIRAVLKDVDRYHEKLAVSLYSSALPPKLSSTKLGVITSDDFPLHYKRSLEVANTGETFEEVLHRSPGFANPSLVEYLAEKLGLSESNPPSLLRSLQIKNFSEEDFAPALRKKQSASWALKCVKAGVDYFKVGRHVEAMNEYNKALEIDPQNVEALVARGALYATKGSLNKAIGDFEVALENCPTHRNARKYLCQTLVERGGQLEEEEKLLNAESYYKKALSLDETFQEAEEALTKLRKHMQKSLEMREKQAAKEERQKAKKIETSAEKLRKLLKEEKRLKKKRKVSTSSSSSSSSSSSSSSSSSSDSSSDVSASSSSSSSVHKKCRKKRRHRSESARSSKKSSSRASSHYKDQNRKEEWYSPPADTSASFLNQSFEVEKLLERQDSVACPKMEGKEKDRHCSFSRTSGDDEDTFGGRSEDSRDSYSSSRSQPSHSKTEKYSKPERFFSSWRGPSGSYHKSDYKPRMHYHRRFERDGEWRREQFKRHGSGQDRYYTSPGSDYYGRSGGKYRSYSSSCSHEGDKGYDSDRQHRSESEYKNRKTNYEETDKTKEPDEEVSLNGTEEGESGTKRNLPQNLVNIFNQIAEFEREKGSKQKKQ; from the exons ATGGATCGGGAGCTGCTCCGGCAGGCGCTGAACCACCACGGCCCGGCGCTGCTGtcgctgctccgcgccgagcaGCACGACAACCCCGACTTCCGcgggctgctgccgccgcccggggccgccccggaGCCGCCTCGCGGGGCCCCGCCGGCCTCCTG GAAAGAGAGGGCGAGCATCGACACCGAGATAAAGCGCTTCATCGCCAAGAAGGCGGATCTGCTGTTCGCGCACTCGTGGAAACCCAACGGGCCGATCGAGGACAGCATCGAGGAGAATGAGG AGTGTTACGCTGTCATGCCACCCCTGGAGAGGTTcctggaggtgcccagggaggagaggagggagctgTTCTTCCGCGACATCGAGCGGGGCGATATCGTCATTGGGAGGATTACATCTATCCGTGAATTTGGCTTTTTCATGGTGTTGATTTGTCTGGGAAGTGGTGTCATACGGGAAATTGCAGATTTGGAAATCACT GCCCTGTGTCCTGTGAGGGATGTGCCTCCTCAAAGCAACCATGGAGATCCTCTGTCATATTATCAAACTGGAGACCTTATCCGAG CTGTGCTCAAGGACGTTGACCGTTACCATGAGAAGCTGGCGGTGTCGCTTTACAGCTCAGCTCTTCCACCCAAGCTCTCCAGTACAAAGCTGGGTGTGATCACCTCTGATGACTTTCCACTGCATTATAA GCGAAGCCTGGAAGTTGCCAACACAGGAGAGACATTTGAAGAGGTTTTGCATCGTTCCCCAGGATTTGCTAATCCATCATTAGTTGAATATTTAGCAGAAAAACTGGGACTAAGTGAGTCAAATCCACCGTCTTTGCTGAGAAGTCTTCAAAT TAAAAATTTCAGTGAAGAAGATTTTGCCCCTGCCTTGAGGAAAAAGCAGTCTGCATCTTGGGCCTTGAAATG TGTAAAGGCTGGGGTGGATTATTTCAAGGTTGGGCGCCACGTGGAAGCCATGAATGAGTACAACAAGGCTCTGGAAATTGATCCCCAAAATGTTGAAGCTTTGGTAGCACGTGGAGCTCT GTATGCAACCAAAGGAAGTCTGAACAAAGCCATAGGGGATTTTGAAGTTGCTTTAGAAAATTGTCCTACCCATAGAAATGCAAGGAAATATCTGTGTCAGACCCTTGTGGAAAGAGGCGGGCA GttggaagaggaagagaaactgCTAAATGCTGAAAGTTATTATAAAAAAGCCTTGAGCTTGGATGAGACTTTTCAGGAAGCAGAAGAGGCTTTAACAAAACTCCGTAAGCACATGCAG aaatctttggaAATGAGGGAGAAACAAGCTGCCaaagaagagagacagaaagcaaagaaaatagaaacaagTGCAGAAAAATTGCGTAAGctcttaaaagaagaaaagag gttgaagaaaaaaaggaaagtatcaacttcctcctcctcttcttcttcttcatcctcctcctcctcctcatcatcatcaAGCGATTCATCATCAGATGtatcagcttcttcctcctcctcttcctctgttcACAAGAAATGTAGGAAAAAGCGTCGGCATAGATCTGAGTCTGCTCGCAGCTCCAAAAAAAGCTCATCTAGAGCTTCTTCCCATTACAAAGATCAGAATAGGAAAGAGGAGTGGTATTCCCCTCCAGCTGATACCTCTGCTTCCTTTCTTAACCAAAGTTTTGAAgtggaaaagctgctggaaaggCAGGACAGCGTAGCGTGCCcaaaaatggagggaaaagagaaagacagacacTGTTCTTTTTCGAGGACTTCAGGTGATGATGAAGACACTTTTGGAGGTAGGTCTGAAGATTCAAGAGATTCTTACAGTAGCTCCAGAAGTCAGCCAAGTCAtagcaaaactgaaaaatacagTAAACCAGAGAGATTTTTCTCCAGTTGGAGGGGTCCTTCAGGTTCGTATCATAAATCAGATTATAAACCCAGGATGCATTATCACAGGAGATTTGAAAGGGATGGAGAGTGGAGAAGGGAGCAGTTTAAGAGACATGGCTCAGGTCAAGACAGGTATTACACATCCCCAGGGTCTGACTATTATGGCAGGTCAGGGGGGAAGTACAGGTCATATTCTAGCAGCTGCTCACATGAAGGTGACAAAGGTTATGATAGTGACAGGCAGCATAGAAGTGAAAGTGAGTATAagaatagaaaaacaaattatgaAGAGACTGATAAAACAAAGGAACCAGATGAAGAAGTGTCATTAAATGGtacagaagaaggagaaagtGGTACTAAAAGAAACCTGCCTCAGAACTTAGTTAACATTTTTAATCAGATAGCTGAGTTTGAGAGGGAAAAAGGAAGTAAGCAGAAGAAACAGTGA